The following proteins are encoded in a genomic region of Bernardetia sp. MNP-M8:
- a CDS encoding TIR domain-containing protein — MSNITPPTTLDKLEDSLDTRFNDVFISYGRAESKAFATKLCEQLTEKGYKVWFDQNNIPLGVDFQHQIDEGIETAHNFIFVIAPHAVKSPYCRKEIDLALKRGKRIIPILHIEPTTKEVWDRMHPAIGKINWVYMRQKWEENKDQTEYENIDDFDTGFKGVLSLLEQEKEYVQRHTEILFRAIEWEKNHHNSMHLLVANERKQAEEWLFNRFDSTQPPCFPSDLHARFISEAKKNANNLQTDVFIASAEKEKEGNSVTRGQVIYMLALYGYTSWTHVNDLNSGVDFHKAIKKGVEGADNLIFLITKESLESKYCIEELEYAISLNKRIIPLRLEKIDESEFPLILKDIQYIDLTDNREGITLSKNEKTDFEKDIDELLEILDNDKEYIERHKILLTQALKWERQDKNASMLLRGHNLEQAKIWLKIGQKRETQLPLSIHEDFIKESQAKSSSERTDVFVSYSRTDGDIARKLNESLQIAGKTTWFDQESIASGADFQKEIYEGIQNADNIVFILSPESILSPYCADEVEYAQKLGKRFVTLLYREINTDELHGALSAVQWIDFRTNTTKFDNQFTEILRTLDTDREHVQAHTKWQNEAMEWAYFDKNNDFLLRGNELLLANEWIEGAKENQKIPLVTQLQEEFLKESLNQEGKVKRAIERNKQIAIAAVAIILAVAMLAGSQWYKSYKHQQELAIKNLVFESKDMLETSPDRALQLAHEAYKVNEKVSLVAVKNLYHIIEDANIFPTDEPIFTELKAEDSILSVVWATNKSRFITVGHDGLSLFNGQGQFIKTITDNKSNDYQSKINNLSLLNAELEGDYTHHQNIIEPCFVAISDDGNYIITHSDDDKIISFDKNGNKIRTIRKDNITQQDIKLSFIELNDSLFSVAIEGGINTDYYPTGFTLFDTLGNKISYYNGNDIDWDSQDKLYKKIKNIWQQKRGIKYLEKTIIDRKTSFILEEHVLINDEDDAWRLVKDKKKDSTIITYGFPKYTRFSYLDSNYAVAYNYNTAYIFAFPSKIQSTLEKIPPLSAEEKIHYQVAKLDDYRQVPAEVADMIAKGILFLTVFLMSILVLNYMNMLFLAQKYFKIIIYLFVGFFIGVGWFFFIMTDNYIIPVAFSSGISLIIAGAFFGIQYLKGKLYFNGILYTIVTVFLAIFLLLLFHYTNRAEGFTNTLSKAFGGVNIFIWLVVGITWFATEKAAKEFSQRNFNYFADWIGILVSTISFFIVFSITKLSFESDLSTYFVLLIFPFIYLLRTLIHQYVLYTYQKAKYSLTILKMYIPAIILGGFFLVGVVIELNGGTGGGSNYFLIISSFLLLFYIFILYIFTIFVAFKQKDKLNLITNFFFWWTVLLLIFVVPFGDLIDTPLFYILFFIIWLTPLVWQLYKFFKNINIKKKQTVILE, encoded by the coding sequence ATGAGCAATATTACTCCTCCAACTACTTTAGATAAATTAGAAGATAGCCTAGATACTCGTTTTAATGATGTTTTTATTTCGTATGGAAGAGCCGAATCAAAGGCTTTTGCTACTAAATTATGCGAACAGCTTACTGAAAAGGGCTATAAAGTTTGGTTTGACCAAAATAACATTCCTTTAGGTGTAGATTTTCAACATCAAATCGATGAAGGTATAGAAACGGCTCACAACTTTATTTTTGTGATTGCTCCTCATGCTGTAAAATCTCCTTATTGCCGAAAAGAAATTGATTTGGCTCTAAAAAGAGGAAAACGAATTATTCCAATTCTTCATATCGAACCTACTACAAAAGAAGTTTGGGACAGGATGCACCCTGCTATTGGAAAAATAAATTGGGTGTATATGCGTCAAAAATGGGAAGAAAATAAAGACCAAACAGAATATGAAAACATTGATGATTTTGATACAGGCTTTAAAGGTGTGCTTTCTTTATTAGAGCAGGAAAAAGAATATGTACAAAGGCATACAGAAATTCTTTTTAGAGCCATTGAATGGGAAAAGAATCATCATAATTCGATGCACTTATTGGTAGCCAATGAAAGAAAACAAGCTGAAGAATGGCTATTTAATCGTTTTGATTCTACTCAACCTCCTTGTTTTCCTTCTGATTTACATGCTCGTTTTATTTCAGAAGCGAAAAAGAATGCAAATAACCTTCAAACGGATGTTTTTATTGCTTCTGCCGAAAAAGAAAAAGAAGGCAACAGCGTGACAAGAGGGCAAGTTATTTATATGCTTGCTTTGTATGGATATACCTCTTGGACACACGTAAACGACCTAAATTCAGGTGTTGATTTTCATAAAGCTATCAAAAAAGGAGTAGAAGGAGCTGATAATTTAATTTTTCTGATTACAAAAGAATCTTTGGAGTCAAAATATTGTATAGAAGAATTGGAATACGCTATTTCTTTGAATAAGAGAATTATTCCTTTACGTTTAGAAAAAATAGATGAAAGTGAGTTTCCTCTCATTTTGAAAGATATTCAATACATAGATTTGACAGATAATAGGGAGGGTATAACTCTTTCTAAAAATGAAAAAACTGATTTTGAAAAAGATATAGATGAGCTTTTAGAAATTCTTGACAACGACAAAGAATATATAGAGCGTCATAAAATTTTGCTTACGCAGGCTTTAAAATGGGAGCGTCAAGATAAAAATGCTTCTATGCTTTTGCGTGGACATAACTTAGAACAAGCTAAAATATGGCTAAAGATTGGTCAAAAAAGAGAAACACAATTGCCTCTATCTATTCACGAAGATTTTATAAAGGAAAGTCAAGCCAAAAGTAGTTCTGAGCGAACAGATGTGTTTGTTTCATATTCTAGAACAGATGGAGATATTGCCAGAAAGCTAAATGAGAGTTTACAGATTGCAGGAAAAACAACATGGTTTGACCAAGAAAGCATTGCATCAGGAGCAGATTTTCAAAAAGAAATTTATGAAGGAATACAAAATGCTGATAATATAGTCTTTATTCTTTCGCCTGAATCTATTTTATCGCCTTATTGTGCTGACGAGGTAGAATATGCTCAAAAATTAGGAAAGCGTTTTGTCACTTTATTATATAGAGAAATAAATACGGACGAATTACATGGGGCACTTTCGGCTGTTCAATGGATAGATTTTAGAACAAATACTACAAAATTTGATAATCAGTTTACCGAAATTTTGCGCACCCTTGATACAGATAGAGAACACGTACAAGCACATACAAAGTGGCAAAATGAAGCAATGGAATGGGCTTATTTTGATAAAAACAATGATTTTTTATTGCGTGGAAATGAGCTGCTACTTGCAAATGAATGGATAGAAGGAGCAAAAGAAAATCAAAAAATTCCTTTAGTTACTCAACTGCAAGAAGAGTTTCTAAAAGAAAGCCTAAATCAAGAGGGAAAAGTTAAACGAGCTATTGAAAGAAACAAGCAAATTGCTATTGCAGCAGTAGCAATTATATTGGCTGTGGCAATGCTTGCAGGTTCTCAGTGGTACAAATCCTACAAACATCAACAAGAGTTAGCTATCAAAAATTTAGTTTTTGAGTCTAAGGATATGTTAGAAACTTCGCCTGATAGAGCCTTACAACTTGCCCATGAAGCCTATAAAGTAAATGAAAAAGTTTCATTAGTAGCAGTAAAAAACCTATATCATATAATAGAAGACGCAAATATTTTTCCTACTGATGAGCCTATTTTTACAGAACTAAAAGCAGAGGATTCTATACTATCAGTCGTTTGGGCTACAAATAAATCTCGTTTTATTACAGTGGGTCATGATGGGTTAAGTTTGTTTAATGGACAGGGACAGTTTATCAAAACTATTACAGATAATAAATCAAATGACTATCAAAGCAAAATTAATAACCTTTCTCTATTAAATGCAGAATTAGAGGGAGATTATACTCATCATCAAAATATTATAGAACCTTGTTTTGTAGCCATATCAGATGATGGAAATTATATCATAACTCATTCTGATGATGATAAAATTATTTCTTTTGACAAAAACGGCAATAAAATCAGAACTATTCGAAAAGATAACATAACACAACAAGACATTAAGCTAAGTTTTATAGAATTGAATGATAGTCTTTTTAGTGTAGCAATAGAAGGAGGAATAAATACAGATTATTACCCAACAGGATTTACACTTTTCGATACATTAGGAAACAAAATCAGTTATTATAATGGAAATGATATTGATTGGGATTCTCAAGACAAACTCTATAAAAAGATAAAAAATATATGGCAACAAAAAAGAGGAATAAAGTACCTTGAGAAAACTATTATTGATAGAAAGACAAGTTTTATACTTGAAGAGCATGTTTTGATAAATGACGAAGATGATGCTTGGAGACTCGTAAAAGATAAAAAGAAGGATTCTACTATTATCACTTATGGCTTTCCTAAATACACTCGTTTTTCATACCTTGACTCTAATTATGCAGTAGCTTACAATTATAATACAGCCTATATTTTTGCTTTTCCTAGTAAAATACAATCTACTTTAGAAAAAATACCTCCCTTGTCTGCTGAAGAAAAAATACATTATCAAGTAGCTAAATTAGATGATTATAGACAAGTACCAGCAGAGGTAGCTGATATGATAGCTAAAGGAATTTTATTTTTGACTGTCTTTTTAATGAGTATTTTGGTATTAAACTATATGAATATGCTCTTTTTGGCGCAAAAATATTTCAAAATTATTATTTACTTATTTGTTGGTTTCTTTATTGGAGTAGGATGGTTTTTCTTTATTATGACGGATAATTATATTATTCCTGTGGCATTTTCTTCTGGAATTTCTTTAATTATTGCAGGAGCATTTTTTGGAATACAATATTTAAAAGGAAAACTCTACTTCAATGGCATTCTTTATACAATAGTAACTGTTTTTTTAGCTATATTTTTACTCTTACTATTTCATTATACAAATCGTGCTGAAGGCTTTACCAATACGCTTTCTAAGGCTTTTGGAGGAGTAAATATTTTTATATGGTTAGTGGTAGGTATTACGTGGTTTGCCACTGAAAAAGCAGCTAAAGAATTTTCTCAACGCAACTTCAACTATTTTGCTGATTGGATAGGAATTTTAGTTTCCACAATTTCATTTTTTATTGTTTTTTCTATAACAAAATTATCCTTTGAAAGTGATTTATCTACTTATTTTGTTTTATTAATTTTTCCGTTTATCTATCTTTTAAGAACTTTAATTCATCAATATGTATTATATACCTATCAAAAAGCCAAATATAGCCTAACTATTTTGAAAATGTACATTCCTGCTATTATCCTAGGAGGTTTCTTTTTGGTGGGAGTAGTTATAGAACTAAATGGAGGAACTGGAGGAGGTTCAAATTATTTCCTTATAATTTCTAGCTTTTTATTACTGTTTTATATCTTTATTTTATATATATTTACTATTTTTGTTGCATTTAAGCAAAAAGACAAATTAAATTTAATTACTAATTTCTTCTTTTGGTGGACGGTACTATTACTTATTTTTGTAGTGCCTTTCGGTGATTTAATAGACACACCTCTATTTTATATCTTGTTTTTTATTATTTGGCTTACTCCTCTTGTTTGGCAGTTATACAAATTTTTCAAAAATATAAACATCAAAAAGAAACAAACAGTCATATTAGAATAA
- a CDS encoding 4Fe-4S dicluster domain-containing protein — protein MSKESKNTYWKDLKEATQTTAKGLSMTWEHFQKSIQSLAKTENNTSGNANAAKNQPFDATYSSNLGVVTNLYPHEMMPIPDNGRYKLHNEIEDCIVCNKCVEVCPVNCIEIDAIRGTEQVGRASDGSPIRFYAAKFDIDMAKCCFCGLCTVVCPTECLTMTKEFDFSETDITKMNYEFGNLTQEEATQKQREWDDFQAEKTIKKVVKTTISKPAQKIKITPTVQSEEDKAIKKPTIKIKKIAAPLKTEQQKEEKNTSDKAKIKPIKIKLPIKKQSTENQNLSSQNEAKKEKEKQEPKIEQKKIIKIKIPKSTNSNKPTNETQKSLESKKNIIKIKLPKQKSENQVTKIDTEKKLPKLEDPSENGNNSDLEKE, from the coding sequence ATGAGCAAAGAAAGCAAAAACACCTACTGGAAAGACCTAAAAGAAGCCACTCAAACAACAGCAAAAGGTTTGAGTATGACATGGGAGCATTTTCAAAAATCTATACAAAGTTTAGCTAAAACAGAAAACAACACAAGTGGAAATGCAAATGCTGCCAAAAATCAACCTTTTGATGCTACTTATAGTTCAAATCTAGGAGTTGTAACAAATTTGTATCCTCACGAGATGATGCCGATTCCTGATAACGGAAGATATAAACTGCATAATGAAATTGAGGATTGTATTGTCTGTAACAAATGTGTGGAAGTGTGTCCTGTAAATTGCATCGAAATTGATGCTATTCGTGGAACTGAGCAAGTGGGAAGAGCTTCTGATGGTTCGCCTATTCGTTTTTATGCTGCCAAGTTTGATATTGATATGGCAAAATGTTGTTTTTGTGGATTGTGTACAGTTGTTTGTCCGACAGAATGCCTAACCATGACCAAAGAATTTGATTTTAGTGAAACTGATATAACTAAGATGAATTATGAATTTGGAAATCTTACTCAAGAAGAAGCGACTCAAAAACAAAGAGAATGGGACGATTTTCAAGCTGAAAAGACAATTAAAAAAGTAGTCAAAACAACTATTTCTAAACCTGCTCAAAAAATAAAAATAACTCCAACAGTTCAGTCAGAAGAAGATAAAGCAATTAAAAAACCTACTATTAAAATTAAAAAAATTGCTGCCCCATTAAAAACAGAACAACAAAAAGAAGAGAAAAACACAAGCGATAAAGCTAAGATAAAACCAATTAAGATAAAATTACCTATAAAAAAGCAATCCACAGAAAACCAAAATCTATCTTCTCAAAATGAAGCAAAAAAAGAAAAAGAGAAGCAAGAACCAAAAATTGAGCAAAAAAAAATAATCAAGATAAAAATTCCCAAATCTACAAATTCAAATAAGCCAACAAATGAAACTCAAAAGTCTTTGGAAAGCAAAAAAAACATCATAAAGATTAAATTACCCAAACAAAAATCTGAAAATCAAGTTACTAAAATAGATACAGAAAAAAAATTACCAAAATTAGAAGACCCTTCTGAAAACGGTAATAATTCTGATTTGGAAAAAGAATAA
- a CDS encoding immunoglobulin domain-containing protein, which yields MNTSTIYRIYLLIFFTFCVHIDFCYSQNTFQQPASVVSGGGGASSSGNFQNFGVLGEAIVSPQIGNDTFSGQLGYIYMTGANEPYYIGRNDSLILVDIYNRTGGDNWFVSWDLTTPVSTWQGVEIAYGSVVTLNLNDNNLTGTLPNSVRNFSRINESNFQMNIGSNRLDFGSAEGFINIIPSFIYSPQAKIYAPKDTTILQGESVTFYSETAGNFNRYQWFKDNTILAGQTNSTLTVTNVTPNDAGAYYCRITNTQATQLILQRHTISLNVEGFVDIFDSLALVEIHDQTGGTNWINPWNLNNPVATWEGVTLRGNKVRELDLSKRNLTGNLPEVFDANLFSELRYLSFFDNKLEGQIPVTIGELAQLTYIDLDKNNFEGAVPSSFGKLTTLQALWLSRNNLDALPTEIGNLSSLQNLYINDNKFSSLPITLGSLSELLVLNVSDNNLSELPNSITNLVKLRELYANRNFIANLPIAMNNMSAITILEVNTNQLTSIPTEITQLSNLGVLRVSENSLEFDDLLPYANRNLQFFDYAPQALINEEQDILATVNQSISFSIQTSGNGNRYQWLKDGQDISTLQMLTLNRVQISDAGIYTAFVTNAALPNLTLQRRKVVLNVECVENATFELNQPQQTVFCEAQPFGLRLEINSDFAGSPKIRWRKDGVILAFANEKNYTVTQAGKYTAEVTTAAGCTARSNEIEIITLPQPILSIELVDNTFFTSSVTSTESISYQWLKDGEAIENAFEETYKPTEDGEYSLLVVSEVGCSSISSSIIFNRQITAIEEPIELRSLTLFPNPNNGIFFVDFGTTYLNRTPKFTLIDAIGREIDLKAEYISSSRYKIYVDKLTGGMYQLKIETVDGAALRKFILSE from the coding sequence ATGAACACATCTACTATTTACAGGATTTATCTCCTCATTTTTTTTACTTTTTGTGTACATATTGACTTTTGTTATTCTCAAAACACATTCCAACAACCTGCTAGTGTAGTATCTGGAGGAGGAGGAGCAAGCAGTTCGGGTAACTTTCAAAACTTTGGTGTACTAGGTGAAGCAATTGTTTCTCCTCAAATTGGGAATGATACTTTTTCTGGTCAGTTAGGTTATATTTACATGACAGGTGCAAATGAGCCTTATTATATTGGCAGAAACGACTCGCTTATTTTAGTCGATATTTATAATAGAACTGGAGGAGATAATTGGTTTGTTTCGTGGGATTTGACTACTCCAGTTTCTACTTGGCAAGGTGTTGAGATAGCTTATGGTTCTGTTGTTACATTAAATCTAAATGATAATAATTTAACAGGAACACTTCCTAATTCAGTTCGTAATTTTTCTAGAATCAATGAATCTAATTTTCAGATGAATATTGGAAGTAATAGATTAGATTTTGGGTCAGCAGAAGGCTTTATCAATATAATTCCTTCCTTTATATATTCTCCTCAAGCAAAAATCTATGCTCCAAAAGACACTACTATTCTACAAGGTGAATCAGTTACATTTTATTCAGAAACTGCTGGGAATTTTAATCGCTATCAATGGTTTAAGGACAATACAATTTTGGCAGGACAAACAAATTCTACTCTAACAGTCACAAATGTAACTCCAAATGATGCAGGAGCATATTATTGTAGAATAACAAATACACAAGCTACACAACTGATTTTGCAACGTCATACAATTAGCCTAAATGTAGAAGGTTTTGTAGATATATTTGATTCATTAGCATTAGTAGAAATTCACGACCAAACAGGAGGAACAAATTGGATAAACCCTTGGAACTTAAATAATCCAGTTGCTACTTGGGAAGGTGTAACACTAAGAGGAAATAAAGTAAGAGAATTAGATTTATCGAAACGTAATCTTACAGGAAATCTCCCAGAGGTTTTTGATGCAAATTTATTTTCAGAACTACGCTACTTGAGCTTTTTTGATAATAAACTGGAGGGACAAATTCCTGTCACAATAGGAGAACTTGCCCAACTTACTTATATAGACCTAGATAAAAACAACTTTGAAGGTGCTGTTCCATCTTCTTTTGGCAAACTCACTACTCTTCAAGCTCTTTGGCTTTCAAGAAATAATTTAGATGCTTTACCTACTGAAATTGGTAATTTGTCTAGTCTACAAAATCTTTATATCAATGATAATAAATTTAGCTCACTTCCTATTACTTTAGGAAGTTTGAGTGAATTATTAGTTCTCAATGTTAGTGATAATAATCTTTCAGAACTTCCAAACTCTATTACAAACCTTGTAAAACTGAGAGAATTGTATGCTAATCGTAATTTTATTGCTAATTTACCAATAGCAATGAATAATATGAGTGCTATTACTATTTTAGAAGTAAATACAAACCAACTAACATCTATTCCTACTGAGATTACACAATTATCTAATTTAGGTGTATTGCGTGTATCTGAAAACAGCTTAGAATTTGATGATTTATTGCCTTACGCAAATCGTAATTTACAATTTTTTGATTATGCTCCTCAAGCTCTTATCAATGAAGAACAAGATATTTTAGCAACTGTAAATCAATCTATTTCTTTTAGTATCCAAACATCAGGAAATGGAAATCGATATCAATGGTTAAAAGATGGACAAGATATTTCTACACTTCAAATGCTAACACTAAATAGAGTACAAATTTCAGATGCAGGAATTTATACAGCATTTGTTACCAATGCAGCTCTACCAAACCTTACACTTCAAAGAAGAAAAGTTGTTTTGAATGTAGAATGTGTTGAAAATGCAACTTTTGAATTGAACCAACCTCAACAAACTGTTTTTTGTGAAGCTCAACCATTTGGATTACGACTAGAAATTAATTCAGATTTTGCAGGAAGTCCAAAAATTCGTTGGAGAAAAGATGGTGTTATCTTAGCTTTTGCTAATGAAAAAAATTATACTGTAACCCAAGCAGGAAAATACACAGCGGAAGTTACAACAGCAGCAGGCTGTACAGCTCGTTCGAATGAAATAGAAATCATAACACTACCACAACCTATATTATCCATTGAATTAGTGGATAATACTTTCTTTACCAGCTCTGTAACAAGCACAGAATCAATAAGCTACCAATGGTTAAAAGATGGAGAAGCTATCGAAAATGCTTTTGAAGAAACATATAAACCAACAGAAGACGGAGAATATAGTCTTTTAGTTGTTTCTGAAGTAGGTTGTAGTTCAATTTCTTCTAGTATAATTTTCAATCGACAAATTACTGCTATAGAAGAACCTATCGAACTTCGTAGTCTTACTTTATTTCCAAATCCCAATAATGGTATTTTCTTTGTAGACTTTGGAACTACTTATCTAAATAGAACACCTAAATTTACATTAATTGATGCTATTGGAAGAGAAATTGATTTAAAAGCAGAATATATATCTTCTAGTCGTTATAAAATTTATGTAGATAAACTGACAGGAGGAATGTATCAGCTTAAAATAGAAACTGTAGATGGTGCAGCTTTAAGAAAATTTATTCTTTCTGAATAA
- the ald gene encoding alanine dehydrogenase, whose product MIIGVPMEIKTDESRVALTVGGVAELIHHGHTVYIQKGAGIGSGFPDALYESVGGKILPTIEEVYAIADMIMKVKEPIEPEYKLIKENQVVFTYFHFASSEPLTKAMIEAKAVCIAYETVEQADRSLPLLIPMSEVAGRMSVQQGAKYLEKPIKGRGILLGGIPGVQPAKVLVLGGGIVGTQAAKMAAGLGASVTIMDVSLPRMRHLDDIMAENVTTIMSNQYNIEQAVQESDLIIGAVLIPGRKAPRLVTREMLKLMRPGTVLVDVAVDQGGCFETTKATTHRDPTYIIDDVVHYCVANMPGAVPYTSTVGLTNATFPYAIQLANKGWVKACQENKELLLGLNIVKGDVVYEGVAEAFELPYVDVNTVFEKEMAH is encoded by the coding sequence ATGATTATTGGTGTTCCAATGGAAATCAAGACCGACGAGAGTCGTGTAGCTCTTACTGTCGGTGGAGTAGCCGAACTTATTCATCACGGACATACTGTTTATATCCAAAAAGGGGCAGGTATTGGAAGTGGTTTTCCTGATGCTTTGTATGAGAGTGTAGGTGGAAAAATATTGCCTACTATCGAAGAAGTATATGCAATTGCAGATATGATAATGAAGGTAAAAGAGCCAATTGAGCCTGAATACAAACTGATTAAAGAGAATCAAGTTGTATTTACTTATTTTCATTTTGCCTCTTCTGAACCTCTTACAAAAGCAATGATAGAAGCAAAGGCTGTTTGTATTGCTTACGAAACAGTAGAACAAGCTGACCGTTCTTTACCTCTTCTTATTCCAATGTCTGAAGTAGCTGGTCGTATGTCGGTTCAACAAGGTGCAAAATATTTAGAGAAACCAATTAAAGGTCGTGGTATTCTTTTGGGTGGAATACCTGGTGTTCAGCCTGCAAAAGTGCTCGTTTTGGGTGGTGGAATTGTAGGAACACAGGCTGCAAAAATGGCTGCTGGTTTGGGTGCAAGTGTTACTATTATGGATGTTAGTTTGCCTCGTATGCGTCATCTTGATGATATTATGGCTGAGAATGTAACAACTATCATGTCAAATCAATATAATATTGAACAAGCAGTTCAAGAATCTGATTTGATTATTGGTGCTGTTTTGATTCCGGGTAGAAAAGCTCCTCGCTTAGTTACTCGTGAAATGCTTAAACTTATGCGTCCAGGAACTGTACTTGTAGATGTAGCTGTTGATCAAGGTGGTTGTTTCGAAACTACTAAAGCAACTACACACCGTGACCCTACTTATATTATTGATGATGTAGTTCATTATTGTGTAGCCAATATGCCTGGTGCTGTTCCTTATACTTCTACTGTTGGTCTTACAAATGCAACTTTCCCTTATGCTATTCAATTGGCAAATAAAGGCTGGGTAAAAGCATGTCAAGAAAATAAAGAATTATTATTAGGACTTAATATCGTTAAAGGCGATGTAGTATATGAAGGTGTAGCAGAAGCATTTGAGCTACCTTATGTAGATGTAAATACTGTATTTGAGAAAGAAATGGCTCACTAA
- a CDS encoding NfeD family protein, whose product MELFLIGFLFFVAMITLTIEILSGTIKFGVISLFMTLLGTALTYFFFGIDASVWTLFIASIFNIGAIAYSVRSKSWEKFSQKQAIEGKHDDKDTERKLLLYPEQRGKTISSLRPNGRVNIDGEIFEVRSLNGGFIESGKEIMIAKIENSKIYVVSAKGNNLPLID is encoded by the coding sequence GTGGAACTATTTTTAATTGGCTTTCTATTTTTTGTTGCAATGATTACCCTTACTATAGAAATTCTTTCGGGAACTATAAAATTTGGGGTAATCAGTCTTTTTATGACTCTTTTAGGGACTGCACTGACCTACTTCTTTTTTGGAATAGATGCTTCTGTTTGGACACTTTTTATTGCTTCTATCTTTAATATTGGTGCAATTGCCTATAGTGTTCGTTCCAAATCTTGGGAAAAGTTTAGTCAAAAACAAGCAATAGAAGGCAAACATGATGATAAAGATACAGAAAGAAAACTATTACTTTACCCTGAACAAAGAGGAAAGACAATTTCTAGTTTGCGTCCAAATGGAAGAGTAAATATTGATGGAGAAATATTTGAAGTGCGTTCGCTCAATGGTGGTTTTATTGAATCTGGAAAAGAAATAATGATTGCAAAAATAGAAAATTCGAAAATATATGTAGTTTCTGCAAAAGGAAATAATTTACCTTTGATAGATTAA
- a CDS encoding hydroxymethylglutaryl-CoA synthase, translating to MNQNTVQVGIDAMSFYVPSIYLDLKTLAPSRNLDYDKLSKGLGVLKMALPNVNEDAASMAANAVLKLITDYSLNPKDIGRLYVGTESGLDGAKPIATYVLGMLTKKLQEENNVEEEFFENCDAIDMTFACIGGVDALQNTLDWSRNNKNRIGIVVCTDYAKYEKHSGGEYTQGAGAVAMLIKQSPRLLAIHDVWGVSTKSEHDFFKPDFSETPVFDGQFSNSCYQNRLRDAYFSFKKQAVKENLYTQNDILSEQWNSLIFHLPYAFHGKRMFSQLFTEERILTGSLAANEEIRKEFLEKLNLSQEDINIDLSQLVKHVSKTDLYRDFVNQKIADSQLASSEIGNMYTASIFMALMSCLEMKLSKGNEKDNLENQKIGFCAYGSGSKSKVFEGVLQSGAKEIIEKFNLFSTLKLRQAIDIETYEKLHDKTQTTSLALQQNNFVLSEIKKEPVTLTKARFYSYLK from the coding sequence ATGAATCAAAATACAGTACAAGTTGGCATTGATGCCATGTCTTTTTATGTTCCTTCTATTTATTTAGATTTAAAAACGTTAGCTCCTTCAAGAAATCTTGATTATGATAAATTGAGTAAAGGGTTAGGCGTTTTGAAAATGGCTCTTCCAAATGTCAATGAAGATGCTGCAAGTATGGCAGCCAATGCCGTTTTGAAATTGATAACAGATTATAGTCTTAATCCCAAAGATATTGGAAGACTTTATGTAGGTACAGAATCAGGACTTGATGGCGCAAAGCCTATTGCTACTTATGTTTTGGGAATGCTTACCAAAAAATTACAAGAAGAGAATAATGTAGAAGAAGAATTCTTTGAAAATTGTGATGCCATAGATATGACTTTTGCTTGTATTGGTGGTGTTGATGCGCTTCAAAATACATTAGATTGGAGTAGAAATAATAAAAACCGTATTGGTATTGTTGTCTGTACAGATTATGCCAAGTATGAAAAACATTCAGGTGGAGAGTATACACAAGGAGCTGGCGCAGTTGCTATGTTGATTAAACAATCTCCTAGGTTACTTGCCATTCATGATGTTTGGGGAGTTTCTACAAAAAGTGAACACGATTTTTTTAAGCCTGATTTTAGCGAAACTCCTGTTTTTGATGGACAATTTTCGAATTCTTGTTATCAAAATCGTCTGCGTGATGCTTATTTTTCGTTCAAAAAACAGGCTGTTAAAGAAAATTTATACACTCAAAACGATATTCTTTCCGAACAATGGAATAGTTTGATTTTTCATTTGCCATATGCGTTTCATGGAAAGCGAATGTTTAGTCAGCTTTTTACTGAAGAAAGAATTTTGACAGGTAGTTTAGCAGCCAATGAGGAAATAAGAAAAGAGTTTTTAGAAAAATTGAATCTGAGTCAAGAAGATATAAATATAGATTTAAGTCAATTAGTTAAACATGTTTCCAAAACAGATTTATATAGAGATTTTGTAAATCAAAAAATTGCTGATAGTCAATTAGCTTCTTCCGAAATTGGAAATATGTACACAGCTTCTATTTTTATGGCTTTGATGAGCTGTTTGGAAATGAAATTGTCAAAAGGGAATGAAAAAGATAATTTAGAAAATCAAAAAATAGGTTTTTGTGCCTATGGAAGTGGTTCAAAGTCAAAGGTTTTTGAGGGTGTCTTACAATCAGGTGCAAAAGAAATTATAGAAAAATTTAATCTTTTTTCTACTCTGAAATTGCGTCAAGCCATTGATATAGAGACTTATGAAAAACTTCATGACAAAACACAAACTACTTCATTGGCTTTACAGCAAAATAATTTTGTATTGTCTGAAATCAAAAAAGAACCTGTAACACTAACAAAAGCACGGTTTTATTCGTATCTGAAATAA